The following coding sequences are from one Microbulbifer sp. TB1203 window:
- a CDS encoding uroporphyrinogen-III synthase, translating into MSGELRGRRILTTRPAHQSRGWRAQLEAAGATVDNIPMLAIEAIDSGPEQQAIKNQILDFDLADHAIFVSQNAVRIGFDWIEGYWPQLPKGPRYYAIGAATARALRERGVAVEADDDTMDSEALLALPALRDIAGQRALIFRGYGGRTLIGETLRDRGARVDYCELYRRLLPPDAPQQLAAYAQQPDAISVHSGETLANLAQCIGQSGRESLRNALLVCPSRRVAEQARGLGFSRIHGARNAGDSAMLEALRTGLADRLR; encoded by the coding sequence GTGAGCGGGGAACTGCGCGGCCGGCGCATACTGACCACCCGCCCCGCGCATCAGTCCCGGGGCTGGCGCGCGCAGCTGGAAGCCGCCGGTGCCACAGTGGACAACATTCCCATGCTGGCCATTGAGGCGATCGACAGTGGCCCGGAACAACAGGCGATCAAGAACCAAATCCTGGATTTCGACCTCGCGGATCACGCGATCTTCGTGTCACAAAACGCGGTCCGGATAGGCTTCGACTGGATCGAGGGCTACTGGCCACAACTGCCGAAGGGGCCGCGCTATTACGCCATCGGCGCAGCCACCGCGCGCGCGCTGCGCGAACGCGGCGTCGCGGTGGAGGCGGACGACGACACCATGGATTCCGAGGCGCTGCTGGCACTGCCCGCCCTGCGCGACATCGCCGGCCAGCGCGCGCTGATATTCCGCGGCTACGGCGGGCGCACACTGATCGGAGAAACGCTGCGCGACCGCGGCGCCCGCGTCGACTACTGCGAACTCTACCGCCGCCTCCTGCCCCCAGACGCTCCGCAGCAGCTCGCCGCCTACGCACAGCAGCCGGATGCCATCAGCGTGCACAGCGGCGAGACCCTCGCCAACCTGGCGCAGTGCATCGGACAGTCCGGTCGCGAATCCCTGCGCAACGCGCTGCTGGTCTGCCCCAGCCGGCGGGTGGCCGAGCAGGCCCGGGGGCTGGGCTTTTCCCGGATCCACGGGGCGCGGAATGCCGGCGACAGCGCCATGCTCGAAGCCCTGCGTACCGGCCTCGCCGACAGGCTGCGGTAA
- the hemC gene encoding hydroxymethylbilane synthase: MPITRIRIATRESALALWQANFVKDRLQQQHPSLQIELLPLTSRGDQMLDIPLAKVGGKGLFVKELEKAMLDGHADIAVHSMKDVPMEFPDGLHLPVICEREDPRDAFVSNHYASLDELPQGAVVGTSSLRRQCQLLARRPDLQVHFLRGNVNTRLAKMDGGEFDAIILAAAGLLRLEMHERIRTTLPPEISLPAGGQGAVGIECRRDPELEALLQPLHHRATAARLAAERALVKRLDGSCQIPIGSYAELDSGELHLRGLVGSPDGETLVRAETRGPEEDGEAMGTALAEELLASGADRILAAL, encoded by the coding sequence ATGCCCATCACCCGCATCCGCATCGCCACCCGCGAGAGTGCCCTGGCCCTCTGGCAGGCCAATTTCGTCAAGGACCGGCTGCAGCAACAGCACCCGTCACTGCAAATCGAACTGCTGCCGCTCACCAGCCGCGGCGATCAGATGCTGGATATTCCCCTGGCCAAGGTCGGCGGCAAGGGCCTGTTCGTGAAAGAGCTGGAGAAAGCCATGCTCGACGGACACGCGGATATCGCCGTGCACTCCATGAAGGACGTGCCGATGGAATTTCCCGACGGCCTGCACCTGCCGGTGATCTGCGAGCGCGAAGATCCCCGCGACGCATTTGTGAGCAATCACTACGCCAGCCTGGACGAGCTGCCGCAGGGTGCGGTAGTGGGCACCTCCAGCCTGCGCCGCCAGTGCCAGCTGCTGGCGCGGCGCCCGGACCTGCAGGTGCACTTCCTGCGCGGCAACGTCAACACCCGGCTGGCGAAGATGGACGGCGGCGAGTTCGACGCGATCATCCTCGCCGCCGCTGGCCTGTTGCGCCTGGAAATGCACGAGCGCATCCGCACCACCCTGCCCCCGGAAATCTCCCTGCCCGCCGGCGGCCAGGGCGCGGTGGGCATCGAGTGCCGCCGCGACCCGGAATTGGAGGCCCTGCTGCAGCCGCTGCACCACCGCGCCACCGCCGCGCGCCTGGCAGCGGAGCGCGCCCTGGTCAAACGCCTGGACGGCAGCTGCCAGATCCCCATCGGCAGTTATGCCGAACTCGACAGCGGCGAACTGCACCTGCGCGGCCTGGTGGGCAGCCCCGACGGCGAGACACTGGTGCGCGCCGAGACCCGCGGCCCGGAGGAGGACGGCGAGGCCATGGGCACCGCGCTGGCAGAGGAACTGCTCGCCTCCGGTGCCGACAGGATTCTCGCGGCCCTGTGA
- a CDS encoding TonB family protein: MNSTAGTTRQQAAQQDRFAFALFLACAFHALVIFGVAFAAPEGRQAPPTLEVTLAQHHTAAAPEDADYLAQHNQQASGTADTPRELSSNRRAEIADTVVREVNPLPQQQAARPAEQRRQLVTTIGESSQQAPELPAEDKPSEEKRGDAPSDLPHSNPEIASLQARLDKIRQTIAQRPRVRRLTSVATKASADAAYLHSWRQKVEAVGNDNFPEEALQRQITGSLRMMVRLLPTGAVEEVVILESSGERILDDAAQQIVRLAAPFEPFPAEIRREADRLEIIRTWHFEMTGFSTDAGEAPGRG; this comes from the coding sequence ATGAATTCGACCGCCGGCACCACTCGACAACAGGCCGCCCAACAGGACCGCTTCGCGTTCGCCCTGTTTCTCGCCTGCGCTTTCCACGCGCTGGTGATTTTCGGCGTGGCTTTTGCCGCGCCCGAAGGTCGGCAGGCACCGCCCACCCTGGAAGTTACCCTGGCGCAACACCACACTGCCGCGGCCCCCGAGGATGCCGACTATCTGGCCCAGCACAACCAGCAGGCCAGCGGCACTGCCGACACCCCCAGGGAACTCTCCAGCAACCGCCGCGCGGAAATCGCCGACACCGTCGTGCGCGAGGTCAATCCCCTGCCGCAGCAGCAGGCCGCCCGCCCCGCGGAACAGCGCCGGCAGTTGGTAACCACCATCGGCGAGAGCTCCCAGCAGGCACCGGAGCTGCCCGCAGAAGACAAACCCTCCGAGGAAAAGCGCGGCGATGCCCCCAGCGACCTGCCGCATTCCAACCCCGAGATCGCAAGCCTGCAGGCACGGCTGGACAAGATCCGCCAGACCATCGCCCAGCGCCCGCGCGTGCGCCGCCTCACCTCTGTGGCCACCAAGGCCTCCGCCGATGCCGCCTACCTGCACAGCTGGCGGCAGAAGGTGGAGGCGGTGGGCAACGACAATTTCCCCGAGGAGGCCCTGCAGCGGCAGATTACCGGCAGCCTGCGCATGATGGTGCGCCTGCTGCCCACCGGCGCGGTGGAGGAAGTGGTGATACTGGAGTCCTCCGGCGAACGTATACTCGACGATGCCGCCCAGCAGATAGTGCGCCTGGCGGCGCCCTTCGAACCCTTTCCGGCGGAAATCCGCAGGGAAGCGGACCGCCTGGAGATCATCCGCACCTGGCACTTCGAAATGACCGGCTTCTCCACCGACGCCGGCGAAGCTCCCGGACGCGGTTAG
- the ruvX gene encoding Holliday junction resolvase RuvX: MSDATTALAFDFGTRSIGIAFGQSLTGGARELPPLPAKDGAPDWDKVLRLIAEWQPQTLLVGLPLNMDGSESELSARARKFGQRLHGRSGLPVEYVDERLSTRAAKEEARERGHRGNYAKDPVDSIAARIFLEDWLRSRGQKSENR; encoded by the coding sequence ATGAGCGACGCCACCACCGCCCTCGCCTTCGACTTCGGCACCCGCTCCATCGGCATCGCCTTCGGCCAGAGCCTGACCGGCGGCGCCCGCGAACTACCGCCGCTCCCAGCGAAAGACGGCGCGCCGGACTGGGACAAAGTCCTGCGCCTGATCGCCGAATGGCAGCCGCAAACCCTGCTGGTGGGCCTGCCGCTGAATATGGACGGCAGCGAGAGTGAACTCTCCGCGCGCGCGCGCAAATTCGGCCAGCGGCTCCACGGGCGCAGCGGCCTGCCGGTGGAGTATGTCGACGAACGCCTCAGCACCCGGGCCGCCAAGGAAGAGGCGCGCGAGCGGGGCCACCGCGGGAACTACGCCAAAGATCCTGTGGATTCCATCGCCGCGCGTATTTTTCTGGAGGACTGGCTGCGCTCCAGAGGACAGAAGTCAGAGAACAGATGA
- a CDS encoding YqgE/AlgH family protein, translating into MHTTSIDSDLTHSSLRGQFLLAMPGMQDPRFRQTITFVCEHTPEGTMGIVINAPSKVSWREVFEQLSLDDASLRGEEIVMLGGPVAPEQGFVLHGAGARFDSTLEVSEDISLTASKDILESLAAGRGPDDVLVALGYAGWGPGQLEEELTENAWLTLPAEPEVLFATPWQKRWHTAAARHGIDMTGIGSQSGHA; encoded by the coding sequence ATGCATACCACCAGCATCGATAGCGACCTCACCCACTCCAGCCTGCGCGGCCAGTTCCTGCTGGCCATGCCGGGGATGCAGGACCCGCGTTTCCGGCAGACCATCACCTTCGTCTGCGAGCACACCCCCGAAGGCACCATGGGTATCGTAATCAACGCCCCCAGCAAAGTGTCCTGGAGAGAGGTGTTCGAACAGCTCTCCCTGGACGACGCCAGCCTGCGCGGCGAAGAGATAGTGATGCTGGGCGGCCCGGTGGCACCGGAGCAGGGCTTCGTCCTGCACGGCGCCGGCGCGCGGTTCGATTCCACCCTGGAAGTCTCCGAGGACATCAGTCTCACCGCCTCCAAAGACATCCTCGAATCCCTCGCCGCCGGCCGCGGCCCCGACGACGTGCTGGTGGCCCTGGGCTACGCCGGCTGGGGCCCGGGCCAACTCGAGGAGGAGCTGACGGAAAACGCCTGGCTGACCCTGCCGGCGGAGCCGGAAGTTCTCTTCGCCACCCCGTGGCAAAAGCGCTGGCACACCGCCGCCGCGCGCCACGGCATCGACATGACCGGCATCGGCTCCCAGTCCGGCCACGCCTGA